One Undibacter mobilis genomic region harbors:
- a CDS encoding MBL fold metallo-hydrolase: MRVRFWGVRGSIACPGADTIRYGGNTPCIEVRCGDHVLIFDAGTGLRQLGNALVKDSARREADIFLTHCHLDHVTGLPFFAPFFIDGYKVGIWAGNLLPDGSVEQVMRKIMSSPLFPVEVEIFRAGITYHDFVSGDVLKPHPGITLHTAPLDHPDGASGYRLEYNGKVFALISDTSGFPGQRDRELVALARNADLIVYDATFTEEEIKTRETWGHSTWNRGVKLADEAGAKTLCLFHHDPSHDDDVMDALAADAADARPGTLTAREGQIIDL, encoded by the coding sequence ATGCGCGTGCGATTCTGGGGAGTGAGGGGCAGCATCGCCTGTCCAGGTGCAGACACGATCCGCTATGGCGGCAATACGCCCTGCATCGAGGTCCGCTGCGGTGACCATGTGCTGATCTTCGACGCCGGCACAGGCTTGCGCCAGCTCGGCAACGCGCTGGTCAAAGACAGCGCCCGCCGCGAGGCCGATATCTTCCTCACCCACTGCCATCTCGACCACGTCACCGGCCTGCCGTTCTTCGCGCCGTTCTTCATTGACGGTTACAAAGTCGGCATCTGGGCCGGCAATCTGCTGCCCGATGGCAGCGTCGAACAGGTAATGCGCAAGATCATGAGCTCGCCGCTGTTTCCGGTCGAGGTCGAGATCTTCCGGGCCGGCATCACCTATCACGATTTCGTCTCCGGCGACGTGCTCAAACCCCATCCCGGCATCACCCTGCACACCGCGCCGCTCGACCATCCCGACGGCGCCAGCGGCTACCGCCTCGAATACAATGGAAAGGTCTTTGCGCTGATCAGCGACACGTCGGGCTTTCCAGGCCAGCGCGATCGCGAACTGGTGGCGCTGGCGCGTAACGCCGACCTCATCGTCTACGATGCGACCTTCACCGAGGAAGAAATAAAGACCCGCGAGACCTGGGGACACTCGACCTGGAATCGCGGCGTCAAGCTCGCCGACGAGGCCGGCGCCAAGACACTATGCCTGTTTCATCATGACCCATCGCACGACGACGACGTCATGGACGCGCTGGCTGCCGACGCGGCCGACGCCCGCCCTGGCACGCTGACCGCGCGCGAAGGGCAAATCATCGATCTGTAG